From the Vanessa cardui chromosome 18, ilVanCard2.1, whole genome shotgun sequence genome, one window contains:
- the LOC124537618 gene encoding CCHC-type zinc finger nucleic acid binding protein codes for MSSSVCYKCNRTGHFARECTQGGVGARDSGFNRQREKCFKCNRTGHFARDCKEEADRCYRCNGTGHIARECAQSPDEPSCYTCNKTGHIARNCPEGGRDNSNQTCYNCNKAGHISRNCPDGTKTCYVCGKPGHISRDCDESERN; via the exons ATGAGTTCAAGCGTGTGCTATAAGTGCAACAGGACGGGGCACTTCGCCCGCGAATGCACGCAGGGCGGCGTCGGCGCCCGCGACTCAGGGTTCAACCGTCAGCGCGAGAAGTGCTTCAAGTGCAACCGCACGGGGCACTTTGCGCGCGACTGCAAGGAAGAAGCCGACCGTTGCTACAG ATGTAACGGCACGGGGCACATAGCGCGCGAGTGCGCGCAGAGTCCCGACGAGCCGTCGTGCTACACCTGTAACAAGACTGGGCACATCGCACGAAATTGCCCGGAGGGCGGGCGCGACAACTCCAACCAAACGTGCTACAACTGCAACAAGGCCGGCCACATCTCACGCAACTGTCCCGACGGCACTAAGACGTGCTACGTGTGCGGGAAGCCCGGCCACATCTCGCGCGACTGCGACGAGTCCGAACGGAACTAA